The stretch of DNA AGATTTAGAGAAGAACTCGGCATTCAAGAATCTGGCTTACAAAAATTAGCCCAATCAGGATATAAGGCACTTAATCTCATCACCTTTTTTACGGTGGCAAATAGAAAACTTCGAGCCTGGACGATTGAGAAAAATACATTAGCCTCAAAAGCCGCCGGGAAAATACATACGGATATGGAAAAAGGATTTATATGTGCTGAGGTTATTCCATATCAAAAATTGAAAGAAATAGGTTCGTGGACAAAGGCAAAAGAAATGGGCGAGATTAAGCACGAAGGCAGAGAATATTGTGTTTGTGATGGAGATGTTATTACTTTTAAATTTAATCCTTAAAATTTTATTGACACAATATTGATTTTTTGATATACTTATTTTGGAGGAAATGATGACAATATTAGAGTGGATTAACTCAGTTCAGGGAGTAATTACTATTCTCGGAAGTATTCTCGGAGGAATAATTACTCTAATAGGAACCATTATTGGTGGTATATTATGGTTACAAAGAAAGTTTGCGGCAATTGATGCAAGGTTCGAGGCAATTGATGCAAGATTTGCGGCAATTGATGCAAGGTTCGAGGCAGTTGATGCAAGATTTGAAATAATTGAAAGAAAACTTGCGACAATTGATGCAAGATTAGCGGCAATTGATGAAAGGTTTGCGACAATTGATGCAAGATTAGCGGCAATTGATGAAAGGTTTGCGACAATTGATGCAAGATTAGCGGCAATTGATGAAAGGTTTGCGACAATTGATGCAAGATTAGCGGCAATTGATGAAAGGTTTGCGACAATTGATGCAAGATTAGCGAAAGTTGATGCAAGGTTTGCAACAACTGATGAAAAATTTGAGAAGTTAGTTAACGCAATGAGGATAATGGCTGAAAATATAAGTGAGAATACGAGAGTTCTAAAAATGGTGGATGAAAATATAATTACAGTCCTGGCTCGGGCACATCTTATTTTACCGGAGGAACAAATTACACTTTATAAAAGTTTTAGTGATAGTCATATAAATACATTTGAAAATACAGTAAAATGGCTAACAGGAAAAGCTAATCCTTTCAGCAAAGAAGAAGTTGCAAGATTAGTAAAATATAAAGATATGGCTACGGGGGGAAAAATATTTTCGCTTGAAGAAGCCAAAGATTTCCATGAACTCGCTCATAAGCTGGACCGTGAACCAGGTGCCCCAGGCGAAGGGGTGGGATTTTTATTAGCCTTAACGGCTTATATCTTTGGAGTAAGTCTGGGCATTGAAGATGATAAAAAAAAGGAGGTGAGGGATAAAAATTGAGATGTTATGAATGTATGTTAATTGTTAACCCACAAGTAAAAGAAGAAGAGGTCGAAAAGTTAATCAAAAAGGTAGAAAAAATAGTCGAAAAACATAGTGGAGAAATTAAAAAGGTAACAAAACTGGGGTTAAAAAAATTAGCAAATCCCATTAAACATAAAAGGGAAGGGATTTATTACCTGCTAAATTTAGAAATTGACCCTGTCTCAATTAAAGAATATGAAAATATTCTGAAACTCTCTAATATTGTTTTAAGATTTCTTACCCAAACATCAACTGCACCAGTAGTTGAAACACAACCAGTAAAGGAAGAACTAATAAAGGAGGAAGCATAGTCGTGGCAAATTATAATCGTGTGATAATAGCCGGTAATTTAACCCGTGATCCAGAATTGAGATATATTCCAAGTGGTCAACCTGTAGCAAATTTTACAGTTGCGATTAATAGGAGTTATATAACTCAAGCAGGAGAGCGACGGGAAGAAACAAGTTTTATACCAGTGGTAGTCTGGAGAAAGCAAGCGGAAACTTGCAATCAGTATTTAAGTAAAGGGAGTCCTGTTTTAGTCGAAGGCAGACTTCAACAACGCTCATGGGAAACTCAAGAGGGACAAAAAAGAAGCATCATCGAAGTAGTGGCAGATAGAGTAGTTTTCTTAGGAGGAGCTAAACCTCCGGTGGAAGAAGTAGAAGAAGGAGTATCTGAATCTCAAAACAATAGAACTCCAGAAGATAAAAATGAGGATGTGCCTTTTTAAAGGAGGAAAAAAATTAATAGATTATGTTAAAAAAAACACAGACAAAAAAAACAACTAATTGGGCCGATCCAAAACGAAGGAGAAAATGTTATTTTTGTGTGGATAAAAAGAAAGAAATTGACTATAAAGATATGGATGGTTTAAGAAGATACATATCTGAAAGAGGAAAGATTTTGAATAGACGAATTACCAAAAATTGTGCAAAACACCAGCGTTTGGTAACCAGAGCCATTAAACAAGCAAGAAATCTGGCGATTTTACCATACACTGTAGAATAGATTTATCCTTTTATAACGGGTAAACAGTATCACAAGCATCGTACCTGTTTAGCGTGGTCAGAGAACACAAATGAATGGTAGTGACTTAGTGCGAACCCACTTCAAACACAATAAGTTGTGTAATACAAAATCAAAAATTAAATATTAAAATGCAAAATGACATATCAAATATCAAAAATCTTGACTTCGTGTTTAATTTAGTGTCTGACAAGTATTTGTGCATTTTGCTTTGTCCTTTTGCTTTGGACATTTTGATATGCGCATTAAATTCCTTGTGGAATATTTCGCACCGGTATCCTATTGTTTAACAAAGAGTTAAGTCTCAAATCAACGCAATTTGGAACACGCTAAACACCTACAAGCATCTTGCTTGTGATTATTTTATTTCTCAATCTGGAAGATTGAACTACCTGTTACTACTCTCCGTGCTAATCAAATTATCAGTGACAGAATAATAGTTAACCAATTACCATTTAACCAATTACCAGTTACCAATTACCAATTACCAGTTACCAATTACCAGTTACCAGTTACCAATTACCAGAATTAAGGATATAGATAATGGAAGTAATATTAAAAACCGATATTACAGGAGTGGGGAAAAAAGGTGAGATTAAAAATGTGGCTGAAGGATATGCGAGGAATTTTTTAATCCCAAAAGGATTAGGGGTGCCAGCTACAAAGAGTAATTTAGAAAAGCTCAATGAGGAGAAAAAAAGAATAGCAGTTTTCGCCCAGCGCGAAAAACAAACAGCCATAGAATTTAGTCAAAACCTTAAAAACACTACCATAACTATTACGAGAAAAGCAGGTGAGGGAAATAAAATTTTTGGCTCGGTAACTAAAGAAGACATTGTTGAAGCAGTGGCTAAAAAAGGTTTTGTAATGGATAAAAAGATGGTTGATATTCCGCAACCAATAAAACTTTTAGGCGTCTATACAATTCCAATTAAACTCCATAAAGAAGTCGAAACAGAAATAAGTCTTAGAGTAGTCCGAGAAAAAGGAGGTGAATAATAAGGTTTCACGAAATTGGTGATTGACACCGACATCCGAAATAGAAAAAAAGCCACCTGTGCGATTAGACTAATTCATCGCAGAGACACAAAGGAAAAATAAATGTAAAATGTAAAATAGGAAATGAAAAATGGGAAATTTTACTACTTCGCAAGACTCATTACCTTTCAGTTACACATTTTCATTTTACATTTCTCATTTTACATTATCCATTTTACATTTAACCGCACAGGTTGAAAAAAAGGGAGGGGATACAAATGAGTTTGCCAGAAGCAATTGCAGAAAAGATTCAACCACAATCAATCGAAGCTGAAGTATCCGTTATCGGTGCAATGTTAATGGATAAAGATGCAATTTGTAAAGCGGTTGAGGTCTTAAGTGAAGATGCTTTTTATAAAACTACGCATCGTAAAATATATAGTGCTATTTTAGATTTATTTGAAAGAAATGAACCAGTAGATTTAGTTACTTTAACTAATGAATTAAAGAGAAAAGGTGAGTTGGGTAATGTTGGTGGTCCACTATACCTGACCACTATCTTAAATAGTGTTCCGACAGCGGCTAATGTCGAATATTATATTCGAATTGTCAATGAAAAAGCCGTAATAAGAGGACTTATCTCCGCGGCAACTGAGATTGTCTCTATGGCATATCAACAAACCGAAGATGTTTCACAAATGTTGGATAATGCCGAACAATTGATCTTTAACATCGTCCAGCGTAAAATAAGCCGTGATTTTGTTCATATTGGCGAAATGTTACATGATAGTTTTGAGATGATTGAAAATCTCTACGCAAAAAAGACTTATGTAACAGGCATACCAACTGGTTTTGTGGATTTAGATATTCTTACATCAGGATTTCATCCCTCAGATTTAATTATTATTGCTGGAAGACCATCTATGGGGAAATCAAGTCTGGCGTTGAATATTGCTCAGTATGCCAGTACTCGCGAAAAGATTCCAGTTGGAATATTCAGTTTAGAGATGAGCAAAGAACAATTAGTTCAACGAACTTTATGTTCAGAGGCAAGAGTAGATGCCCAGAAGCTAAAAACAGGTTATTTAGGAGAGGCTGATTGGCCCAAACTTACGACCGCGGCGGGAATATTAGCCGACGCACCGCTTTACATCGATGATACCCCAGCTATCCCAATATTAGAAATAAGGGCTAAGGCACGAAGACTTAAAGCAAAATATAACATCGGCTTAATTTTAGTCGATTATTTACAACTTGTTCAAGGCAGGATGCAGATTGATAATCGCCAACAGGAAATATCCGAAATATCTCGCTCTCTGAAATCTTTAGCCAGAGAATTAAATATCCCGATAATAGCCTTATCTCAACTTTCACGAGAGGTAGAAAAACGAGGTGATAGAAAACCACAATTATCTGATTTACGCGAATCAGGGGCGATTGAACAGGATGCAGATGTGGTAGCATTTGTCTATCGCGAAGAATACTACAAACCTACTCCTGAAAATGAAGGGATAGCAGAAGTAATCATTGGGAAACAACGCAATGGTCCTATTGGAACGGTAAAATTAGCCTTTATAAAAAAATATACTCGATTTGAAAACCTCGCAAAGGTAGAAGAATGAAAAAAAGAATCTACTGTTTCCTTGAGGAAATTGGTGGAATGAGTCTTCTCTTGCCACAAATTATCATTCAAATATTTAAACCACCATTTAGACCTAAATATATCATACACCAATTAGTTGAAATTGGGGTAAATACCTTACCCATAGTTAGTCTTATGTCATTATTTGTTGGAATGGTTTTAGCTTACCTGGCATATCTTCAGTTTAAATTAGTTGAATTTGAAATGTATACCGGCAGTTTAGTTGGTGCGTCTATGGTTATGGAATTAGGGCCGGTATTAACCGCGATTATCGTTGCAGGAAGAATTGGCGCCGCTACTGCCGCTGAAATAGGCAGTATGAAAGTAACCGAGCAAATTGATGCACTCTATACCCTGGCAGTTAATCCAATTAAATACTTAGCGGCACCCAGATTTTTAGCCGCGATTATTATGCTCCCATTACTAACTATATTTGCTGATATTATTGGGATGTTTGGTGGATATATGATTGGCGTGTGGCAGTTTGGAATCCAACATTCCGTTTATATTAACAAAACACTTGACTTTTTAGCCCCAGATGATATAATATGTGGGTTGATAAAAACTATGTTCTTTGGAGCAATGATTGTTCTTGTCAGTTGTTACAAAGGCTTTACGACCTATGGTGGGGCGGAAGGGGTTGGAAAGGCAACGACTTCCGCCGTCGTTATCTCAATCGTGCTTATCTTAGTGATGGATTATTTCTTAACCATTGTGCTTTTTTAATTACATCCAACTACAAATATCAAAAGTGGAGAGGTAAGGATGATTCTTATTACTGATTTATGGAAGAACTTTGGGGAAACTCAAGTTTTAAAAGGTGTTAATATCCAGATAAATAAAGGTGAAGTCATTGTCATTATTGGCAGAAGTGGCTGTGGAAAAAGTGTTCTCTTAAAACATATCATCGGTATTCTAAAACCTGATAAAGGTAAAATAGAAATTTTTGGTAAAGATATTGCGAAAGTTAAGGAAAATGAATTAAATCAAATCAGGAGAAAGTTTGGCATGCTTTTTCAAGGTGCGGCATTGTTTGACTCGCTAACCGTGCGGGAAAATGTGGGCTTTTTCTTAGATGAACATACTAAATTAAATAATGCGACTATCTCAAAGATAGTTTCTGAAAAACTAAAACTTGTAGGTCTGTCTGGGGTAGAAAATTTAATGCCTTGCGATTTAAGTGGTGGTATGAAAAAAAGGGTTGGATTAGCCAGAGCGATTGCCGCAGACCCTGAAATTATCCTCTATGATGAACCAACAACAGGTATTGACCCAATTATGGCAACGGCAATAAATGGATTAATTAAAGACCTTCAGGCAAAACTATCATTAACTTCTATTGTTGTTACCCATGATATGACTTCCGCATATCAAATTGCGGATAGGATTGCAATGTTAGAAGATGGAAAGATTATTGAAGATGGAACACCTGAAGAAATAAGAAATACCAAAAAACCTGTTGTTAAACAATTCATTACAGGAGGAAAACCAATAAATGGAGTATTGGAGTGAAGATAAATGAAAATAAGTCCTGAATTAAAAGTTGGAATTATGGTCACTGTCGCATTAACTATTTTAGGCATATTAATTATCGTTGCCAGTGGACCATATTTTTTCTACAAAGGATACTTAATACGCGTCCATTTTGACTATGTTAGTGGTTTAGATGCGGGTGCACCAGTAAGATTAGCCGGGATGGAAGTTGGTGAAGTAAAAGACCTTAAATTAGTTAATGAGAAGATTGAAGTAACATTAAAATTAAACCACACGGCTCAAATTAGAAGTGATTCGCAGGTTACAATAAATTCCCTCGGTATTGTTGGAGAAAAATATGTGGAAATTACTCGGGGAACACCTCAAGGTAAAATTCTTAAATCAGAAAGTGTAATTCAGGGAATAAATCCGGTGAATGTAGAAGAAATGCTTAATAGAACAGAGGCTGTCGTTTATAAATCAGAGAAAATAATTGCTTTTCTGGATAAAATGTTAGGCGGAGAAGAACTCTGGGTAGAACTTGATAAAATCATTAAAAATATCTCTATTTTTACCATTACCCTGAATGAATTAGTAGTTGAAAATAAAGATGAATTAAATTCAACGATTAAAGACCTCCACGCAATCTGTGCCTCATTAAAAAAGATAATTAAAGAAAATAGTGAGGATGTTAAAATAACTACCGAGAAACTTAAGCAAACCACAATTCAATTAAATAAAACCGTCGAGAATATAAACAATACTGTGCTTGGAACAAAAAAGGATATAACTAATACATTTACAGAATTAAGTCAAACCATAGTTTCTCTCCAGAATATACTTGAAAAAGTAGAAAAAGGAGAAGGTAGTCTGGGTAAATTATTAGCTGATGAAGAAATCGCTAATCGTCTCACAAACGCCTCTAAAAACATAGAAGAACTAACATTGGATTTAAAAAAACATCCATGGAAATTATTACAAAAAGGGGGGACGACTAAATGAAAAAGATAATCTTTGGGCAACGGCTCATTTTCGCTCTTTTTTCCGTGATTCCTCTGGTAACACTAATAAATACTTCTGTGGCAAATGCCTATGTGCAAATCTCAGATTTTTGTGGAAACTATAATATTAATATTAATGGATTAAAAGGAACTTTGCAATTAATCCTGTGCTTGGAGGAAAAGGATTACAATCTTCAAGGCACATATACTAATGATAGTGAACAAATCTTTCAAGTCAAAGGGTTCACAGGACATCTTAATCAGAGTATTCCATTGCATAAAATTACTTTCTATATTGATTTTCCACAAAATAGGCAAATGTTTGAAGGATATTTAATGTGTGAGAGCAGGGATGCTATTGCTGGATATACGATTGAGAAGAAAGTCCCTGTAGGATTCTATGCAATTAAAATGCCAAAATATCAAATGCCAGAAGAAAAACAGCAGAAAAAATCATTTCTGCAAAAACCAATAAAAGATAAACTTTCAGACTTAAAATATATCTTAAAGGATATACGATATGCAATCCTAATCTATAATGGTCAACATCATCGTCAGGCTAAATTAGGATTTATATGGGATGAAAGGACACAAAAGCAAATTGCATATACTGATGGTAAAGATGTAATGACACAACTACTCCAACGCACCGATAAAAATGGCTTAACTAATACTACTGAGGCACAATTTGGCCCATATTTCCATGAGTTTCGCATAAATCCATTTACTTTAGGAAACACGATTCACATCGTTGATTCACCTCTACCAATTAAAGAAATCATTACCTCAGCTGAAAACTATGATTGGATTTTTAATGTCCGCACTTCTGAATTTAGAGCAGGCGGAGAGGTAGTTTTACCTGATGATATTTCCGAACACTCTTTACAGGATTTTTAAAAATGGGGTAATTGTTCACCGCCCAGACGCAGAGAAACAGAGAAGACATAGAAATAAAGTAACTATTCAGCCACTGATTAACACGGATTAGCACGGATAAAAAAATAAAATCAGTGTTTCATCTGTGTCCATCTGTGGCTGAATAGTTACCAATAGATTTTAATTTTTTCTCTGCGTCTCTGCGGTAAAAGATTACCTGAACGGTTACAAAATGGGTGAGATTAAATTACCAAAGCCAGTAAAATTAATCGTGGGAATGATTTCCGGGGATAATAAATTATTTGAATTGGCACAACAAAAATTAATGGAACGGTTTGGTGAAGTTGATTTTTTTAGTCAGATTTTACCATTTGACTCTACAAATTATTATTGTCAGGAAATGGGAATAAGTCTAAAGAGGAAATTTATTAGTTTTGCCATCTTAATTGACCCCGGTCAACTTCCAGACATTAAAATTTTTACTAATTTAACTGAAAAAGAATTTAGTTTTGATTCAAAACGAAGGATTAATCTTGACCCCGGCTACATTTCCCTGTCAAAACTGGTGTTAGCGACAACTAAAGATTATCAACATCGTATTTACCTGCGTGATGGGATTTATGGTGAGGTAACATTACGATTCAAATCAAAAGGATTTCAAAACTGGGAATGGACATATCCGGATTATAGAACTGAGACTTACCAAAGGATATTTTTGGAGATACGGAAATTGTATGTTGAACAATTGAAAAGTAGGTAACCGTTCAGGTAGTCTGGTATCTGGGTGTCTAAGTGTCTGGGTTACATAGACTACCAGACACATAGACACCCTTTACGCAAAATTGTAGGATTTGTTACTATCCTGATTTCCTGGATGTTAACTGATTGCTGATACCTGATGGCTGAACGCTTACAAAAGTAGTTAGCGATGAGGAATATTCCTTTCAGGAGATATGGAAAATGTTATATGGTATCATCTTAGCCGGTGGGTATGGTGAACGATTTTGGCCAAAAAGTCAACCTGATACCCCAAAACAATTATTATCAATTACCAGTAAAAAAACATTATTAGAAGAAACACTGGATAGAATCGCAGATTTAATTCCTCGCGAGAGAATATTAATTGTAACAAATAGGACTATCGGAGATAAAATTTTATCGGCAACCCCTGCCCTGACGATGAATAACATTATCGCAGAACCAATGCGTAAAAATACTGCTCCAGCAATTGCATTAGCCACTTTATATCTAAAAAATAAAGATAAAGAGGCGGTGATGGCGGTCTTACCCGCAGACCATTTTATTCCGGATAAAGAAAGATTCTTAAAAATTCTGTCCATTGCTTATGAAGTGGCTAAAGAGAAAAAAGACCTTGTAACCTTTGGAATTAAACCAACAAGACCTGAAACCGGATACGGCTATATAGAAGTGGGAAAAAAAGTAGCCACACAAAATGGCATCTCGACTTATGAGGTCATCTCATTTA from bacterium encodes:
- the rpsR gene encoding 30S ribosomal protein S18; its protein translation is MLKKTQTKKTTNWADPKRRRKCYFCVDKKKEIDYKDMDGLRRYISERGKILNRRITKNCAKHQRLVTRAIKQARNLAILPYTVE
- the dnaB gene encoding replicative DNA helicase, which translates into the protein MSLPEAIAEKIQPQSIEAEVSVIGAMLMDKDAICKAVEVLSEDAFYKTTHRKIYSAILDLFERNEPVDLVTLTNELKRKGELGNVGGPLYLTTILNSVPTAANVEYYIRIVNEKAVIRGLISAATEIVSMAYQQTEDVSQMLDNAEQLIFNIVQRKISRDFVHIGEMLHDSFEMIENLYAKKTYVTGIPTGFVDLDILTSGFHPSDLIIIAGRPSMGKSSLALNIAQYASTREKIPVGIFSLEMSKEQLVQRTLCSEARVDAQKLKTGYLGEADWPKLTTAAGILADAPLYIDDTPAIPILEIRAKARRLKAKYNIGLILVDYLQLVQGRMQIDNRQQEISEISRSLKSLARELNIPIIALSQLSREVEKRGDRKPQLSDLRESGAIEQDADVVAFVYREEYYKPTPENEGIAEVIIGKQRNGPIGTVKLAFIKKYTRFENLAKVEE
- a CDS encoding ABC transporter permease; the protein is MKKRIYCFLEEIGGMSLLLPQIIIQIFKPPFRPKYIIHQLVEIGVNTLPIVSLMSLFVGMVLAYLAYLQFKLVEFEMYTGSLVGASMVMELGPVLTAIIVAGRIGAATAAEIGSMKVTEQIDALYTLAVNPIKYLAAPRFLAAIIMLPLLTIFADIIGMFGGYMIGVWQFGIQHSVYINKTLDFLAPDDIICGLIKTMFFGAMIVLVSCYKGFTTYGGAEGVGKATTSAVVISIVLILVMDYFLTIVLF
- the rplI gene encoding 50S ribosomal protein L9, which produces MEVILKTDITGVGKKGEIKNVAEGYARNFLIPKGLGVPATKSNLEKLNEEKKRIAVFAQREKQTAIEFSQNLKNTTITITRKAGEGNKIFGSVTKEDIVEAVAKKGFVMDKKMVDIPQPIKLLGVYTIPIKLHKEVETEISLRVVREKGGE
- a CDS encoding MlaD family protein, which translates into the protein MKISPELKVGIMVTVALTILGILIIVASGPYFFYKGYLIRVHFDYVSGLDAGAPVRLAGMEVGEVKDLKLVNEKIEVTLKLNHTAQIRSDSQVTINSLGIVGEKYVEITRGTPQGKILKSESVIQGINPVNVEEMLNRTEAVVYKSEKIIAFLDKMLGGEELWVELDKIIKNISIFTITLNELVVENKDELNSTIKDLHAICASLKKIIKENSEDVKITTEKLKQTTIQLNKTVENINNTVLGTKKDITNTFTELSQTIVSLQNILEKVEKGEGSLGKLLADEEIANRLTNASKNIEELTLDLKKHPWKLLQKGGTTK
- a CDS encoding ABC transporter ATP-binding protein; amino-acid sequence: MILITDLWKNFGETQVLKGVNIQINKGEVIVIIGRSGCGKSVLLKHIIGILKPDKGKIEIFGKDIAKVKENELNQIRRKFGMLFQGAALFDSLTVRENVGFFLDEHTKLNNATISKIVSEKLKLVGLSGVENLMPCDLSGGMKKRVGLARAIAADPEIILYDEPTTGIDPIMATAINGLIKDLQAKLSLTSIVVTHDMTSAYQIADRIAMLEDGKIIEDGTPEEIRNTKKPVVKQFITGGKPINGVLE
- a CDS encoding DUF4416 family protein, whose protein sequence is MGEIKLPKPVKLIVGMISGDNKLFELAQQKLMERFGEVDFFSQILPFDSTNYYCQEMGISLKRKFISFAILIDPGQLPDIKIFTNLTEKEFSFDSKRRINLDPGYISLSKLVLATTKDYQHRIYLRDGIYGEVTLRFKSKGFQNWEWTYPDYRTETYQRIFLEIRKLYVEQLKSR
- a CDS encoding single-stranded DNA-binding protein yields the protein MANYNRVIIAGNLTRDPELRYIPSGQPVANFTVAINRSYITQAGERREETSFIPVVVWRKQAETCNQYLSKGSPVLVEGRLQQRSWETQEGQKRSIIEVVADRVVFLGGAKPPVEEVEEGVSESQNNRTPEDKNEDVPF
- the rpsF gene encoding 30S ribosomal protein S6, producing the protein MRCYECMLIVNPQVKEEEVEKLIKKVEKIVEKHSGEIKKVTKLGLKKLANPIKHKREGIYYLLNLEIDPVSIKEYENILKLSNIVLRFLTQTSTAPVVETQPVKEELIKEEA